The following proteins are encoded in a genomic region of Drosophila willistoni isolate 14030-0811.24 chromosome 3R, UCI_dwil_1.1, whole genome shotgun sequence:
- the LOC6651302 gene encoding uncharacterized protein LOC6651302: MSSEPCDSRISERSEDLRTNSCGSLYANCNCNSEQNQSSDTISYDWNRLRVSVGDAETMALTRTSTNTNRSPKHQLQFRSRPRREHNSFSHPDTDFVFTKLSVIRPEAMPSQDWDGELIYRLSPQSDMQKKTFKTDFELSSSQGHNKIERAQQFFAQSGILGPTNFRDSSDLIRKTSRIHTDPMVREQIRKTSLCLRSKLSVATEKSPLNGNSCDDPDILSNLQEQVYTLRHIIEHGETKIIMLRTEISKMKRILQEMTQSHALCLFCQPEVEFIDS, encoded by the exons ATGTCTTCGGAGCCCTGTGATAGTCGCATCTCTGAAAGGTCTGAAGATCTGCGTACAAACTCCTGCGGCAGTCTGTATgccaattgcaattgcaactcTGAACAAAATCAATCCTCGGACACAATCAGCTACGATTGGAATAGATTAAGGGTAAGCGTTGGTGATGCGGAAACAATGGCTTTGACAAGGACGTCCACAAACACGAATCGGTCCCCAAAGCATCAATTGCAGTTTAGATCACGACCGCGACGAGAACACAATTCCTTTTCGCATCCTGATACTGATTTTGTATTTACAAAGCTGTCTGTTATAAGACCCGAGGCAATGCCAAGCCAGGATTGGGATGGCGAACTGATATACCGACTCTCGCCGCAATCCGATatgcaaaagaaaacttttaaaacagaTTTCGAACTATCGTCATCCCAGGGACATAACAAGATTGAGAGAGCTCAACAGTTTTTTGCACAGAGTGGCATTCTAGGGCCAACCAACTTTAGAGATTCAAGTGACCTGATCAGAAAGACATCCCGAATTCACACAGATCCAATGGTTAGGGAACAG ATTAGGAAAACGTCACTTTGCTTGCGCTCAAAGTTGTCCGTTGCGACGGAAAAGTCACCATTAAATGGAAATAGCTGCGATGATCCTGACATACTTTCCAATCTTCAGGAGCAAGTATATACTTTAAGACATATTATAGAGCATGGAGAGACTAAAATCATAATGCTACGCACAGAAATCAGCAAAATGAAG AGGATACTCCAGGAAATGACACAGTCTCATGCGCTATGCTTGTTTTGTCAACCGGAAGTTGAATTCATCGATTCCTAG
- the LOC111519487 gene encoding uncharacterized protein LOC111519487, whose protein sequence is MRILKRRKHNQNQSTMANLKFNVESTKISTLRRFHATTITEGLSQFQDYCDSFKDKAQQRILGNLNSLEDFANLHFFVSIEELFFPPMSRINSGKDTERLLGTSKKIARTGDIVKMLTIMAVALDSSKRINLYSNLLSTKDEFNNTSKK, encoded by the exons atgAGAATTTTAAAAAGGAGAAAGCACAATCAAAACCAATCTACGATGGCAAACCTAAAATTTAATGTAGAGAGCACCAAAATTTCTACCTTAAGAAGATTTCATGCGACAACAATTACCGAAGGACTTTCACAGTTCCAGGACTACTGCGATTCGTTTAAAGATAAGGCCCAGCAAAGAATTCTTGGGAACTTGAATTCCCTGGAAGACTTTGCAAACCTGCATTTCTTCGTAAGCATCGAAGAACTGTTTTTTCCCCCAATG aGTCGAATAAATTCCGGAAAGGATACCGAGCGCTTGCTCGGCACCTCAAAAAAAATAGCAAGGACCGGGGATATTGTCAAAATGCTAACCATAATGGCTGTGGCGCTCGATAGCTCCAAGAGGATCAATTTATACTCCAACCTCCTATCAACGAAGGACGAGTTCAATAATACAAGTAAAAagtaa